Below is a genomic region from Catenuloplanes atrovinosus.
CGATCCTTCAGGCCCGCCGGCCGCGGCCGATGCGCCAGACGTGGATGAAAGGAAGCGGTTCCCGGCATGGCGGCCCGCGGCGATCCTCGCCGCGGTCGTCGGCGTGTTCGGCGTGTCCGTCGCGGTCGGGGTGGCCGGCGTGGTCGCGGCCGAGCAGCGCCAGACGGCCCAGGAACAGCTCCAGCGGCGGTCGTCCGTGGTCACCGCCCGGGTCGCCGCTGAGGCGCGCCGCTACACCGACTCGGTGAGCCTGGCCGCGGCCGCGCTCGGCTGGCGGGAGGAGGTGACCGCGGAGTCGTTCGCCGAGGTCACCGAGCCGGTCGTGCGCATGCGACTGCCCGGCGCCAGCTCCGTGGTGTTCCTGGCCGCGGCGGACAGCGGCACCGTGGCGCAGACGCAGCGGCGGTGGCGGTCGCTCGGGGCGGCCGACCTGGTCCTGCGGCCGGTCGGCGGCGGCGGCGAGCACATCTTCTCGATCTTCAGCGTGCCGCTGGACGGGGCGGCCGCGCCGGCCGGCATCGACGCCACCCAGGCGCCCGCGCCCACGTACGCGCTGCGCGAGTCCCGCGCCGGCCACCGGGTGGTCGTCTCCGACGCGTATCACCTGCTCCGGGACCGCACCGTGCCCGCCGCGGCACGGCAACTCTCGTTCGTGATCACCGCGCCGGTGCTCGCGCCGGCGGACGCCGCCGGGCGGCGCGCGTTCCGCGGCTGGGTGCTGATGGGCCTGCGCGGGCAGGACTTCATCGGCGACGCGCTGCGCGAGTCGTCCCAGGACCTCATCGACGTCACGCTGCGGGCGCACACCGCCACCGGCACCGCCGACATCGCCACGCTGCGCGCCGCGGCCGGCGGGCGCCGCGACCTGGCCTGGCAGGCGAACGTGCGGGTCGCCAACCGCAGCTGGATGCTGGCGTACGCCGCGGCCGGGCCGTCGCTGCCGGGCGGGAGCACCGGCCTGCCCACCTCGCTGGCCGCCGGCGGCACCGTCACCAGCCTGCTGCTCGCCGGGCTGGTCTGGGTCCTCGCCACCGGTCGCGTCCGCGCGCAGGCGCAGGTCACGGCCGCGACCGCGCGGCTGCGGACGACCGCGGACGAGCTGGCCGGGCAGAAGGACTACCTGGCGCAGGTGCTCGACGCCGTGCACGTCACGATCTTGACGTGTGACACCGAGGGCCGGCTGGTGCACACCAACACCGAGGGCCGGACCCGGATCGGCGACGCCGGCGCGCGGCGGCACGTCGCCGATCTCGCCGCGGACCTCACCCTGGTGTACCCGGACGGGTCGCCGTACCCGATGGACCGCTCGCCGCTGCTGCGCGCGCTGAACGGCGAGGACGTCCGCGGGGAGGAGGTCGTCCGGATTCTGCCGGACGGCTCCCGCCGGTACCTGATCACGCACAGCCGCGCGCTGCGCACCCCGGCCGGTGAGCCGGCCGGCGCGGTGTCCTCCTCGTACGACGTCACCGCGCTGCGCGAGCGCGAGGCCGAGCTGACCGCGTTCGCCGGCGTCGTCGCGCACGACCTGAAGAACCCGCTGACCTCGCTGACCGGGTACGCCGAGATCGTCCAGGAGGACCTCGCCGAGCTGCCGGACATGCACCGGCAGGCCGGCATGCTGGACCGGATGCTGAACACCGGCGCCCGGATGCGCCGGCTCATCGACGACCTGCTCGAACTCGCCGCCGCCCGGGACGGCGCGGTCCGCCCCGACGACGTGGACCTCCGCGAGCTGGTCGAGGACGTCGTCGAGGAGCGGCTCGTCACCGCCGGCGCGCCGATGCCGCGGATCCACGTGGCCGCGCTCGACCGGGTGCACGCCGACCCCGCGATGGTGCTCCAGCTCGTCGACAACCTGATCGGGAACGCCGTCACGTACACGCCGCCCGGCGAGAGCGCCCATCTCGAGGTCACCAGCGCGGACACCGGCGACGGCTGGGTGCGGGTGGAGGTCGCGGACCGGGGGATCGGCATCCCGGCCGGCCAGCACCAGGCGGTGTTCAACGACTTCCACCGCGCCCACCCGGCCGCCGGCTACAGCGGCACCGGCCTCGGCCTGGCCATCTGCCGCCGGATCGTGACCCGGCACGGCGGCACCATCGGCGTCGAGGACAACCCCGGCGGCGGCGCCCGCTTCTGGTTCACCCTGCCGTCGTCAGCCGGGTGACCGCCGCGCGGCCGGCGTCACCGGCGCCGGCCGGTCCGCGGGTCGGGCGTCCCAGGGGTTGGCGGGCTGGTCGTCGACGGCGACCCAGAAGCGGGTGCCGGCCGGGAGGGTGCCCTCGGCCCGGAAGGACCAGCCGCCCTGCCGCCAGTCGTCCTCGTGCGCGCCGGGGTGCCGGTCGCTTCGCGTGATAGACATGCGTGGATGATTTGTGGAGTCGCGCGGTCACTCTTCGTGCGATCATCCACTGTGTTCTGTCGGATCGCCGACCGGGCCCGCGTGAACCGCCCTCACGTCCGTACCGGCGCATGCGTTTTTCCGGGGCTTGTCGCCGACGGCGGCCGGCGGTACCGGCAGAATGATGGGCCGGGAGCACGACGGAGGCGGGATGAGCAGTCTGGAATCGGTGCGGCAGCTGCTGCGGCAGGCGCATCGCGCGCGGCCGGAGGATCTGCCGGGGATGGTGATGCGGGCCGCGCCGCAGCTCGACGCCACCGCGCTGATCATCTACCTGGTCGATCTCCAGCAGCGGCAGCTGACGCCGCTGAACGCGGACGGCACGCCCGGGCGGGAGCCGCTGGCGGTCGACGGGACACTGCCCGGCCGGGCGTACTGCATGACGACCACCATCACGACGGAGGGTGACGACGCCGGTGCGCGGCTGTGGGTGCCGCTGCTGGACGGCGCGGAACGTCTCGGCGTGCTGGAGGTGGTGTCCGCCGCGCCGATGAGCGCGCAGGCCGTGGCGGACTGCAAGACGGTGGCGTCGCTGCTCGGCGAGATCATCGTGACGCGCAGTCTCTACACCGACACCATCGAGCGGGTACGCCGCCGCGAGCCCATGCGGCTGCCGGCCGAGATCCTCCGGGCGCAACTGCCGCCGCTGACCTTCGCCACCGAGCGGCTGGTGGTCAGCGGCATCCTGGAGCCGTGCTACGACGTGGCCGGCGACGCGTTCGACTACGCGGTCAACGGCGACGTCGCGCACCTGGCGCTGTTCGACGCGGCCGGGCACGGCTCGTCCGGCGGGACGCGCGCGGTCATGCTCGCCACGCAGGCGCTCGGCGCGTACCGCAACGCCCGCCGCACCGGCCTGGACCTGATCGCCACCTATCACCACATCGACGACGCGGTCCGCGCGTACGACCGAGCCGGGATGATCACGGCGGTGCTCGCCGAGCTGGACCAGCGTACCGGCATGCTGAGGGTGATCTCGGCCGGTCACCCGAGCGGGATCGTGCTCCGGGCCGGCAAGGCCGTGAAGATACTGCCGACCCCGACCGCGCTGCCCGTGCCGCTCGGCGACCTCCAGACGCCGGTGGTGGTCGAGGAACTGCTCGAGCCCGGTGACCAGTTGCTGCTCTACACCGATGGCATCACGGAGGCCCGGTCCCGGGACGGCCAGGAGTTCGGCGTCGAGCGGCTGATC
It encodes:
- a CDS encoding PP2C family protein-serine/threonine phosphatase, which produces MSSLESVRQLLRQAHRARPEDLPGMVMRAAPQLDATALIIYLVDLQQRQLTPLNADGTPGREPLAVDGTLPGRAYCMTTTITTEGDDAGARLWVPLLDGAERLGVLEVVSAAPMSAQAVADCKTVASLLGEIIVTRSLYTDTIERVRRREPMRLPAEILRAQLPPLTFATERLVVSGILEPCYDVAGDAFDYAVNGDVAHLALFDAAGHGSSGGTRAVMLATQALGAYRNARRTGLDLIATYHHIDDAVRAYDRAGMITAVLAELDQRTGMLRVISAGHPSGIVLRAGKAVKILPTPTALPVPLGDLQTPVVVEELLEPGDQLLLYTDGITEARSRDGQEFGVERLIDFAVRAVADQLPAPETTRRLVHAILAHQDETLQDDATVLLAEWRDTPPTQLQP
- a CDS encoding ATP-binding protein, with protein sequence MDERKRFPAWRPAAILAAVVGVFGVSVAVGVAGVVAAEQRQTAQEQLQRRSSVVTARVAAEARRYTDSVSLAAAALGWREEVTAESFAEVTEPVVRMRLPGASSVVFLAAADSGTVAQTQRRWRSLGAADLVLRPVGGGGEHIFSIFSVPLDGAAAPAGIDATQAPAPTYALRESRAGHRVVVSDAYHLLRDRTVPAAARQLSFVITAPVLAPADAAGRRAFRGWVLMGLRGQDFIGDALRESSQDLIDVTLRAHTATGTADIATLRAAAGGRRDLAWQANVRVANRSWMLAYAAAGPSLPGGSTGLPTSLAAGGTVTSLLLAGLVWVLATGRVRAQAQVTAATARLRTTADELAGQKDYLAQVLDAVHVTILTCDTEGRLVHTNTEGRTRIGDAGARRHVADLAADLTLVYPDGSPYPMDRSPLLRALNGEDVRGEEVVRILPDGSRRYLITHSRALRTPAGEPAGAVSSSYDVTALREREAELTAFAGVVAHDLKNPLTSLTGYAEIVQEDLAELPDMHRQAGMLDRMLNTGARMRRLIDDLLELAAARDGAVRPDDVDLRELVEDVVEERLVTAGAPMPRIHVAALDRVHADPAMVLQLVDNLIGNAVTYTPPGESAHLEVTSADTGDGWVRVEVADRGIGIPAGQHQAVFNDFHRAHPAAGYSGTGLGLAICRRIVTRHGGTIGVEDNPGGGARFWFTLPSSAG